The Candidatus Zixiibacteriota bacterium genome contains a region encoding:
- the flgG gene encoding flagellar basal-body rod protein FlgG, producing MIKAMRTAASGMVAQQMNVDVIANNLSNVNTVGFKKSKIEFQDILYQRLRAAGTESAAGSKVPVSLEVGYGTRPAATQRSFTMGSLQQSGNPLDLAIEGQGFLQVLMPDGTMAYTRDGALKISADGQVVTSDGFYLQPNITIPADAADISISADGILSVFIPGDAEPQEMGQFELAKFINPAGLRSIGHNLYTGSSASGDPILGNPSVEGFGRINQGYLEMSNVDIVEEMVNMIVAQRAYEINSKAIQTSEEMTQIANNLKR from the coding sequence ATGATTAAAGCAATGAGAACTGCGGCATCGGGGATGGTTGCCCAGCAGATGAATGTCGATGTTATCGCGAATAATCTGTCGAATGTTAATACTGTCGGCTTTAAAAAATCAAAAATCGAGTTTCAGGATATCCTCTATCAAAGGCTCCGAGCCGCCGGAACCGAATCAGCGGCAGGTTCGAAAGTTCCTGTCAGTCTTGAGGTAGGCTATGGCACTCGTCCGGCCGCTACTCAAAGATCATTTACTATGGGAAGCCTTCAGCAAAGCGGCAATCCTCTCGATTTGGCAATCGAGGGACAGGGATTCCTTCAGGTTTTAATGCCGGATGGCACGATGGCTTACACTCGTGACGGCGCCTTAAAGATAAGTGCCGATGGCCAAGTTGTTACCAGTGACGGCTTTTATCTTCAACCGAACATTACCATTCCAGCCGATGCCGCCGATATAAGCATCTCGGCTGATGGCATTCTATCCGTGTTTATTCCCGGCGATGCCGAACCGCAGGAAATGGGGCAGTTTGAACTGGCTAAATTTATAAATCCTGCCGGCTTGCGGTCAATAGGACATAATCTATATACAGGTTCATCGGCATCCGGCGATCCGATTCTTGGCAATCCTTCGGTTGAGGGATTTGGCAGGATTAATCAGGGATACCTCGAAATGTCTAATGTTGATATTGTCGAGGAAATGGTAAATATGATTGTGGCTCAGCGGGCTTACGAGATAAACTCGAAGGCAATTCAAACCTCGGAAGAGATGACGCAAATTGCAAATAATCTTAAACGGTAG
- the flgA gene encoding flagellar basal body P-ring formation protein FlgA, which produces MMLALLLALAITCSTVSERVEEAVASYIEINFSVENANYQFDFRRINWNLFPDEFDSVRVFRIGKDSPLGNTVFTLGVYNDNNLIKAVPVSIGVSLMVEALTTTEQVNAGEIFKELKMDKRLITNKGMLPIVDPAKLDGMQAKMHIPAGSMIYPAMIENVPIVKPGDNVNIIFEKGSIKITANGIARQRGGIGDIIRVVNIGSKKIIRAKIIDSTTVALK; this is translated from the coding sequence ATGATGTTAGCTTTATTATTAGCTTTAGCGATTACTTGTTCTACGGTTTCCGAAAGAGTTGAGGAGGCTGTAGCATCGTATATCGAAATCAATTTCAGCGTCGAAAACGCCAATTACCAATTCGATTTCAGACGCATCAATTGGAACCTTTTCCCAGACGAATTCGATAGCGTTCGAGTATTTCGAATCGGTAAAGACTCACCGCTTGGCAATACGGTTTTTACTCTTGGTGTTTATAATGACAATAATCTTATTAAAGCGGTGCCGGTATCGATTGGCGTTTCTTTGATGGTTGAGGCTCTGACAACAACCGAACAGGTTAATGCCGGCGAGATATTTAAAGAGCTAAAAATGGATAAAAGGCTGATTACTAACAAAGGCATGCTGCCTATTGTCGATCCAGCCAAATTGGATGGGATGCAGGCAAAGATGCATATTCCTGCCGGTTCTATGATATATCCCGCCATGATTGAAAACGTACCGATTGTCAAACCCGGTGATAATGTCAATATAATCTTTGAAAAAGGGTCTATTAAAATCACAGCCAATGGAATTGCCAGACAAAGAGGCGGTATTGGAGATATAATTCGAGTAGTCAATATTGGCTCAAAGAAAATTATTAGAGCTAAAATAATCGATTCGACTACTGTGGCATTAAAATAA
- the flgF gene encoding flagellar basal-body rod protein FlgF, with translation MIKGIYTSSSGMLPRVLKQEVFANNMANAKTVGFKKDSVFLHELNKAEDGLVTDLDWEIPMVDDVYIDYSQGSLEKTERSLDTAINGDGFFVVQTPAGERYTRCGVFSLTPEGTLVDGNNNPVLSEAGPINISGDEISISSDGFVSSDGESIAKMKVVDFAKPYNLNKTDYGYLTAGADNVKPVKADNYEVLQGYVESSNVNIIDQMVDMMISFRAYETGQKAIQTQDETLNKAVNELGRVR, from the coding sequence ATGATTAAAGGAATTTACACATCAAGCTCCGGGATGCTGCCGCGCGTGTTGAAGCAGGAAGTCTTTGCTAACAACATGGCTAATGCTAAAACAGTTGGATTTAAAAAAGACAGCGTATTCCTGCATGAACTCAATAAAGCGGAAGACGGCTTAGTAACCGACCTCGATTGGGAAATACCCATGGTTGATGATGTCTATATCGACTATTCTCAGGGCAGTCTTGAAAAAACAGAACGCTCTTTAGATACTGCCATCAACGGCGACGGCTTTTTTGTGGTCCAGACTCCTGCGGGCGAACGTTATACGCGCTGTGGCGTATTCTCATTGACGCCTGAGGGAACATTAGTTGACGGCAACAACAACCCGGTTCTTTCCGAGGCCGGCCCTATAAATATATCGGGTGATGAAATCAGTATTAGTAGTGATGGCTTTGTTTCTTCTGATGGAGAATCCATCGCTAAAATGAAGGTAGTCGATTTTGCCAAACCATATAACCTGAATAAAACTGATTATGGCTATCTAACTGCCGGCGCCGATAATGTGAAACCGGTCAAAGCTGACAATTATGAAGTCCTTCAAGGATATGTCGAATCGTCAAATGTAAATATAATCGATCAAATGGTAGATATGATGATTTCATTCAGGGCGTATGAAACCGGTCAGAAAGCTATTCAAACCCAGGACGAAACACTGAATAAAGCTGTTAATGAATTAGGTCGCGTTAGATAA